Within the Arachis duranensis cultivar V14167 chromosome 10, aradu.V14167.gnm2.J7QH, whole genome shotgun sequence genome, the region TTCCTAGCACTTCAAGCCTTCAAGGAAGAGCTCATTGACCCAAAAGGATTCTTGAGAAGTTGGAATGACACCGGCTACGGTGCATGTTCCGGAAGCTGGAATGGCATAAAGTGTGCAAAGGGACAAGTTATAGTAATCCAGCTTCCATGGAAGGGATTGCGCGGCCGAATAACGGAACGGATTGGACAGCTTCAGGGTCTCCGGAAGCTTAGTCTTCACGATAACCGAATCGGCGGCGCAATCCCTTCGTCCTTGGGGATTCTCCCAAGCCTCAGAGGTATTCAGTTATTTAACAATATGTTAACTGGTTCAATCCCTCTTTCAATTGGTTACTGCCCTTTGCTTCAGTCTCTTGACTTAAGCAACAATTTTCTCACTGGAACAATCCCTGATAGCATTGCCAATTCCACAAAGATTTATTCTCTTAACCTTAGCTTCAATTCCTTCCATGGTTCCATTCCAATTAGCCTCACTGGCTCGCGTTCGCTGACGTTTCTTTCGCTTCAGCACAATAACCTCTCTGGATCCTTGCCTAATTCATGGGGTGGTGATGGTAGCATGAATAATGGCCCCTTCTTTAGGCTTCAAAGTTTGATTcttgatcataactttttcaCTGGCATTGTTCCTTCTTCTTTGGGAAGACTAAGAGAACTGAATGAGATTTCCCTTGGTCATAATCGGTTTATTGGAGCTATACCAAATGAATTAGGAACACTTTCTAGGCTCGAATCGTTTGACTTTTCGAATAATGAACTTAATGGAAGCTTGCCTGCTACACTCTCTAATTTATCCTCACTAAAACTATTGAATTTAGATAACAACCATCTTGGTAACCAAATACCAGAAGCTTTAGGGAAACTGCATAATCTTTCTGTTCTGATTCTGAGTAGGAACAAGTTTAGTGGTCATGTTCCTGCAAGTATTGGAAAGATTTCCGCGCTTTCACAGCTCGATTTGTCAATGAATAATCTCAGCGGAGAAATTCCATTATCTCTTGGGACACAAGTTAGTCTTAAGTTTTTCAATGTGTCTTACAACAATCTCTCAGGTCCCGTTCCAACTATGCTTGCTAAGAAATTTAACTCAAGTTCCTTTGTGGGAAACAATCAATTATGTGGTTATAGCCTTTCATCTCCATGTCTTGCACCTGCTCCATCAGATGAAGTTCTAGCACCGTTTCCACATCAAGAGTCGAAAGATCGCCATCATAGGAAACTAGGTACCAAAGACAAGATTCTCATAGCAGCAGGGGCACTGCTCTTAGTCCTCATTACACTATGCTGCATCCTGCTCTTCTGCTTGATCAGAAAGAGGGCGAATTCTACGGCGGATAATGGAAAGGCCACAAGGAGAGCTGCTGGTACGACTAGGACAGAAAGAGGAGTCGCGCTGCCTGTTTCTTCTGGTGAAGTTGAAGAGGGCGGCGATGCTGGAGGGAAGCTAGTCCATTTTGATGGACCAATTAAGTTTACAGCTGACGATCTCTTGTGCGCAACGGCGGAAATAATGGGAAAGAGCACCTATGGAACTGTGTACAAGGCTACAATGGAGGATGGAAGGCAAGTTGCAGTGAAGAGATTGAGAGAAAAGATCACAAAGAGTCAGAGAGAATTTGAATCGGAAGTTTGTGTTCTTGGGAGAATTAGACATCCCAATCTTTTGGCTCTAAGGGCCTATTACTTGGGACAAAAAGGGGAAAAGCTCCTTGTTTTTGATTACATGCCTAGAGGAAGCCTTGCTTCTTTCCTACATGGTAAGCTATTTCGATTTTGCAGAGGTTGCTATGCTCATAATTGTTAGTTATTTCTCTTGTTTCATTCTTTATTGATTGATGATAGAATTAGATTAAGTATTTCCCATTTTGATGCAGTTCTTAGACCTGAAACATACATTGATTGGCCAACAAGGATGAAAATTGCGCAGGGAATTGCGCGTGGCTTGTTTTACCTTCATTCGAAGGCGAACATCATACATGGAAACCTTACATCCAGCAATGTGCTGCTTGATGAGAACACAGATGCTAAGATAGCAGATTTTGGCCTTTCTAGGTTGATGACAGCTGCTGCTAATTCCAATGTGATAGCTACAGCCGCAGCACTAGGATATCGCGCGCCTGAGCTCTCGAAACTCAAGAAGGCTAACACAAAATCTGATATATACAGCTATGGTGTGATCTTGCTGGAAATCTTGACAGGAAAGTCACCAGGTGAAACTAGGAATGGCTTGGATTTGCCTCAGTGGGTTGCTTCTATTGTCAAAGAAGAGTGGACAAATGAGGTTTTCGATTCGGATTTGATGAGGGACAAGGCATCATCCTCAACAGTTAATGATGAGTTGCTTAACACCTTGAAGCTTGCTTTGCACTGCGTTGATCCTACACCGTCGCCACGGCCGGAAGCTCACCAAATTCTCCAGCAGCTAGAAGAGATTAGGCCAGAGTTACCACCAGTTAGCCCTGGAGAAGAGTCTTGGCATCATGTTTAGGCCAATCTTTTTCCAAGGAATTATATAGTCTATTTCTATTattgttatgattattattctTTCATTCTTATGTTGATTTTGAATGTTTGAGTGCTCATGTCTGTACATACTTCTATGTTTTATATAGTAagtgtttcctttttcattctTACATTAATTTACAGTTCTTCCCAAGGTTTATTATGACACTTTGAGCACTATCATGATGGCAACAAATTCAGTGCTGCATTCTAAGTCCAAGCATGTAGAGCTTGATTTACATTATGTTTCAGACTTGGTTATGAACGGCAGAATCTTAGTTTACCACATTCATTCCTGCACATCAGTTTCAAGTTGTTGATATTTTCACCAACCTCATCTCCGTTATGCTCTTTCTGGATTTTCGAAACAGTTAGGCCAAGTCAGCAAGGTAGTTAGCTGAGTTAGTTACTGTGCCAACTTACCAGAGTTGTTAGGAGGTTAGTTTTTGTCACGTGTGTATTAAGAGATACTAGAACCTTTATGTACTATTATATATAACTTGCATCTGAGAGTAAACAGAGCAATGCAATCACTCATCACACTATCATATATACACTCTTGTTAATTCTATGCGCTCTCTGCTCTTGAGCGTGGCCTATTGATACCTACATTGCCATTTTATCTTTACACCAACCACATGATTCAGGACTGTCACGTTTCTGAACCAAAATTGCTATGTGATCATCAAAATTTTACATAATGAAATAGAGAAATTTACCAAATTATTGATAATAAGAGAAGGTATAGGAAACTAACTTTTAGTAAGTTAACACTAGTGCAGCTCCCCATGCGATGCACGGGTATGTCTTTGTAGAATTAAATTGTGAAAAATACCAAATATATTATACAACACATCtcaaaaattatatgttttgaaagACTTCTCTATATACAATATTTATGTTGACTTTGATAACATATATCCACGGTTTTGAATAAGTATTCGCAACCTAGTCTTTGACTTGACTTTTGATAATGCTACATATAGTTATTCATGTGTAAATACTGGTCTATAATCCAACAGTACTTAGTGTCTGTCCCTGTGATTTGTTAAATCGTCATAGCAAAAGAGACAATAATAGGAAACTGTCTACGCTGGAACCTGAAAGGTAAAGCTTGGTTATTGGGAATCATAATCATGCGGGGTATTAGAACCACTTGACCTACCTTGTCACCTGTTAGTGTGATGCATTCGATCACGTGGTTACCCAATCTTCTGACTTGCAATCTTGTTCTGTTACATAACCCATTTGACTGATCAATGTTATGCAGTAGCATGACGAGAATACCTACTTTCAGAGTCAATTCGTGAAGCGGTAAATCAGAGCAATTGATGGCATTAAGAACATCCTATGATAATGTATCTAATTCATATTCCATGTTTCCTTCTTCCACACATAAAGTGTCAGAGCTCAAGTAAGTTTTCTCATCAGCGTTTACATGTTGCATAATGAAAGCATTAACCTCATTTATAACTTCCAATGTTGGGGCCAAGATTGATCTGTCCTTGAAAAAAGATGTTATCTGGATGTTAGACAATAGGTTGGGATAAACAAAGTCCACCAGTTTCTCGAATGCATCAATTACAATTTCATCATGCATAAGCACAATCGACTAACCATCAGTCGAATCCCCAACAAGGCCGTCACCTATCCCTAACAACCATGTAGCAAATTCATCAACGTCTTTCAGTGTGGTACTATCTAGGCCAACAGTTACACACATGTTAATCGTGAGCATCAACAATACAGTGTTGCCACAAATAGGATGAGTTTATGGATGCCTGTACAATATCTTGCCTAGAACCTATTGGTATTACATGCAATATCTGCCTAAAGTCCCCCCTAAAACAACCACCTTTCCTCCAAATGGCAGTTCTGTGTTATAGTATGGTTCAAACCTAAGAATGTCCCTCAAGCATTTGTCAAGAGCCTCATAGCACAATTTATTTAGCATGGATGCCTCATCCCATATAATAAGCTTTGCCTTGCAAACTAGCTTGCACAATGAAGTGCCTTGTTTAACGCAACAAACCGAGTCTTTGTTCAAGTCAAAGGGTATTTTAAACCTTGAATGTGTTGTTCGTCCATTTGGAAGCAATAAAGAAGCAATACCATTAGATGCCACGTTTAG harbors:
- the LOC107469346 gene encoding probable leucine-rich repeat receptor-like protein kinase IMK3, which gives rise to MQNQNQALQHVMRKNNHISENKKERWKTIVFFNVHSFWILVLMLLLLLLHSTVMNPVSCEDDRWDGVVVTESNFLALQAFKEELIDPKGFLRSWNDTGYGACSGSWNGIKCAKGQVIVIQLPWKGLRGRITERIGQLQGLRKLSLHDNRIGGAIPSSLGILPSLRGIQLFNNMLTGSIPLSIGYCPLLQSLDLSNNFLTGTIPDSIANSTKIYSLNLSFNSFHGSIPISLTGSRSLTFLSLQHNNLSGSLPNSWGGDGSMNNGPFFRLQSLILDHNFFTGIVPSSLGRLRELNEISLGHNRFIGAIPNELGTLSRLESFDFSNNELNGSLPATLSNLSSLKLLNLDNNHLGNQIPEALGKLHNLSVLILSRNKFSGHVPASIGKISALSQLDLSMNNLSGEIPLSLGTQVSLKFFNVSYNNLSGPVPTMLAKKFNSSSFVGNNQLCGYSLSSPCLAPAPSDEVLAPFPHQESKDRHHRKLGTKDKILIAAGALLLVLITLCCILLFCLIRKRANSTADNGKATRRAAGTTRTERGVALPVSSGEVEEGGDAGGKLVHFDGPIKFTADDLLCATAEIMGKSTYGTVYKATMEDGRQVAVKRLREKITKSQREFESEVCVLGRIRHPNLLALRAYYLGQKGEKLLVFDYMPRGSLASFLHVLRPETYIDWPTRMKIAQGIARGLFYLHSKANIIHGNLTSSNVLLDENTDAKIADFGLSRLMTAAANSNVIATAAALGYRAPELSKLKKANTKSDIYSYGVILLEILTGKSPGETRNGLDLPQWVASIVKEEWTNEVFDSDLMRDKASSSTVNDELLNTLKLALHCVDPTPSPRPEAHQILQQLEEIRPELPPVSPGEESWHHV